A genomic segment from Novipirellula artificiosorum encodes:
- the dcd gene encoding dCTP deaminase, which translates to MLLSGDEIRRRLNGDLVIDPFDADRINPNSYDLSLHHELLVYEEVVLDAATPNRYRRLEIPDEGLTLQPGQLYLGRTVEYTETRGLVPMIQGRSSFGRLGLFINPGGALGDVGYCGTWTLEMHCVQPVRIYPNMRVCQIYYLQIEGECNHGYSDKYQNSRDIQPSLIFREFDCDQRDEQLELNFEELLHGVR; encoded by the coding sequence GTCATCGATCCGTTTGACGCTGACCGGATCAACCCCAACAGCTACGACTTGTCGCTGCACCACGAATTGCTCGTCTACGAGGAAGTGGTACTCGATGCAGCCACGCCGAACCGCTACCGGCGGCTGGAAATTCCCGACGAGGGGCTGACGCTACAGCCCGGCCAACTGTATCTGGGACGCACCGTCGAATACACCGAGACTCGCGGTTTGGTGCCGATGATTCAAGGCCGCAGCTCGTTCGGACGATTGGGGCTGTTTATCAATCCCGGTGGAGCACTGGGCGATGTTGGCTATTGCGGTACATGGACCTTGGAAATGCACTGCGTGCAGCCCGTGCGGATCTACCCGAACATGCGGGTTTGCCAGATCTACTACCTGCAAATCGAAGGCGAATGCAACCATGGCTACAGTGACAAGTATCAAAATAGCCGCGATATCCAGCCGAGTCTGATCTTTCGGGAATTCGATTGCGACCAACGTGACGAGCAATTGGAGCTGAATTTCGAGGAACTGCTGCACGGCGTTCGCTGA
- a CDS encoding BNR-4 repeat-containing protein codes for MRSLSIGWIVCVATLLPDAAFAQEPEVEAESTRRIDGYKGIWFTLGQFYGKGSDGEVYAARSRDPTFPFGDKYSGGLGTYTAKHTPLAIYCADVEKTFFVYGGTTGPDQRHLLCMVSYYDHKTNRVPKPVVVYDKNGVDDPHDNPSLAVDDRGHIWVFVSGRGSARSGFKYRSVKPYQIDAFEQVSEEEMTYPQPHFVAAQGFLHLFTKYTGVRELYFERSRDGQDWSQDLKLAGIREPGDQKGGHYQTSARTGNRIGTFFNRHPNGNVDARTDIYYAQTEDMGTTWTSVDGSTLSLPLTDVENPARVIDYASQGQNVYLKDMAFDDQGNPVFLYVTSSGHEPGPPNDPRQFRITHHDGAKWKTSIICSADHNYDMGSLYLLNDRWMVCVPAETGPQPYQAGGEMVMWESRDDGQHWRLSRQLTVDSPSNHNYARRPIDAKDPFFVFWADGDPTTLSQSHLYFADSTGQHVFELPYEMTAAEAEPSRMEKREER; via the coding sequence ATGAGATCCCTCTCGATTGGCTGGATTGTCTGCGTCGCCACCCTTTTGCCCGATGCGGCTTTCGCTCAAGAGCCCGAAGTCGAAGCCGAGTCAACACGGCGGATTGACGGCTACAAGGGCATTTGGTTTACACTCGGCCAATTCTACGGCAAGGGTTCGGATGGCGAAGTCTATGCAGCCAGATCGCGAGATCCAACCTTTCCATTTGGCGATAAGTATTCGGGTGGTTTAGGAACCTACACCGCAAAACATACCCCCTTGGCGATCTATTGCGCCGACGTCGAGAAGACCTTTTTCGTGTACGGTGGAACCACGGGGCCAGATCAACGCCACTTGTTGTGCATGGTCTCGTACTACGATCACAAGACCAACCGCGTCCCAAAACCGGTCGTGGTTTATGACAAGAACGGCGTCGACGATCCCCATGACAATCCAAGCTTAGCCGTCGACGATCGTGGCCACATTTGGGTGTTCGTTTCTGGACGCGGATCCGCTCGTTCCGGTTTCAAGTATCGCAGCGTGAAGCCGTATCAAATCGATGCATTCGAGCAGGTCTCTGAGGAAGAGATGACTTACCCTCAACCTCATTTCGTTGCAGCCCAAGGGTTCTTGCATTTGTTCACCAAGTACACTGGCGTTCGCGAATTGTATTTTGAACGAAGCCGAGATGGACAAGATTGGAGCCAAGACCTCAAGCTAGCCGGTATCCGTGAACCAGGTGATCAAAAGGGCGGGCACTATCAGACCAGCGCCCGGACCGGCAACCGGATCGGAACGTTTTTCAATCGGCATCCCAATGGAAATGTCGATGCACGTACTGATATCTACTATGCCCAAACCGAAGACATGGGGACAACATGGACCTCCGTTGACGGAAGCACGTTGTCGTTGCCTCTCACGGACGTTGAAAATCCTGCTCGGGTGATCGACTACGCCTCTCAGGGACAAAACGTGTACCTCAAAGACATGGCGTTTGACGACCAAGGAAACCCGGTCTTCTTGTATGTGACCAGCTCCGGTCATGAGCCTGGCCCGCCCAACGATCCACGTCAGTTCCGAATCACTCACCATGATGGTGCCAAATGGAAAACAAGCATCATCTGTTCAGCCGACCACAACTATGACATGGGAAGTCTGTATTTGTTGAACGATCGATGGATGGTCTGTGTTCCCGCAGAGACGGGGCCGCAACCCTACCAAGCCGGTGGCGAGATGGTGATGTGGGAAAGCCGAGATGATGGCCAACATTGGCGACTGTCGCGACAATTGACGGTCGATAGCCCTAGCAATCACAACTATGCTCGACGGCCGATCGACGCAAAGGATCCCTTTTTTGTCTTCTGGGCGGACGGAGACCCCACGACACTTAGCCAGAGCCATCTGTACTTTGCCGATTCCACTGGCCAGCACGTGTTCGAACTGCCGTACGAGATGACCGCCGCGGAAGCAGAACCAAGCCGGATGGAGAAACGGGAGGAACGTTGA
- a CDS encoding DUF6807 domain-containing protein: protein MKPLRFLCSLFLLLAAALSDSSGQEPRVRCEQTDDAILVSVDGKSALRYNKSIQKPPKNMESVYQRSGYIHPVYSPNGQIVSGDFAPDHAHQHALFGAFVQTTFEGQRLDFWNQLKKEGRVSHVAVTRVESGNQSGTFSVKLLHESIRDSAHPVAVLEEVWTVTAYATGEPAVVFDIESEITCVAESELTINKYHYGGMAFRGSNQWVTEASEKAMGQYIKKAAEQPDLPLPEMEVARHQFLTSDGNRRFKGNASHPKWVSIYGPVDGRLCGMAMLSHPSNFRFPQAVRLHPSKPYFCFAPMVDGAFVLKPGDKLRERYRYVVFDGEPEADMLHGQFDDFASRN, encoded by the coding sequence ATGAAGCCCCTCCGTTTCTTGTGTTCTTTGTTCCTGCTTTTGGCCGCTGCGTTGAGCGACTCCAGCGGGCAAGAGCCGCGCGTCCGATGCGAACAGACCGATGATGCAATTTTGGTTTCCGTTGATGGAAAATCCGCATTGCGATACAACAAGTCGATTCAAAAACCTCCGAAGAATATGGAGTCGGTTTACCAACGCAGCGGCTACATCCATCCGGTTTACTCACCAAACGGCCAAATCGTCTCGGGTGATTTTGCACCGGATCACGCTCATCAGCACGCATTATTCGGTGCCTTCGTTCAGACGACATTTGAAGGGCAGCGGCTTGACTTTTGGAACCAATTGAAGAAGGAAGGACGCGTATCGCATGTGGCTGTAACGCGTGTCGAGAGCGGCAATCAATCCGGCACCTTCTCGGTCAAGTTGCTTCATGAATCGATTCGCGATTCAGCGCATCCCGTCGCCGTGCTCGAAGAGGTGTGGACCGTAACGGCCTATGCGACCGGGGAGCCTGCGGTCGTTTTTGACATCGAGTCCGAAATCACCTGCGTCGCGGAATCGGAGCTCACCATCAACAAGTATCACTATGGCGGAATGGCGTTTCGTGGTAGCAATCAGTGGGTCACCGAAGCGAGTGAAAAAGCGATGGGGCAGTACATCAAGAAGGCAGCGGAGCAACCCGATTTGCCACTACCTGAAATGGAAGTCGCACGGCATCAATTTCTGACGAGCGATGGCAACCGGCGTTTCAAAGGGAACGCATCGCACCCAAAATGGGTCAGCATTTATGGCCCGGTTGATGGCCGGTTGTGCGGGATGGCGATGCTAAGCCACCCCAGCAACTTCCGCTTCCCTCAGGCGGTGCGCTTGCATCCGAGCAAGCCCTACTTCTGCTTTGCACCCATGGTCGATGGTGCCTTCGTTCTCAAACCGGGTGACAAACTCCGGGAACGCTACCGATACGTCGTTTTCGATGGTGAGCCCGAGGCGGACATGCTGCACGGCCAATTCGATGACTTTGCATCGCGAAACTGA
- a CDS encoding DUF11 domain-containing protein produces the protein MSRQRFFRRSSLNSFFSAAKSRSNRRRLGLELLEDRRVLAAAVDLASIQGQVFKDLLGDGYTAGEEIAGASVELYRDNGDGSFNPAAGDTSLGTRTTDAGGNYVFSRLTAGTYFVFQPAQSVDGRTISQAVSPATNLDATAVQGVIVDTIDSFDQTEQLVLDTTNDGTPVTSSVAAPEVIGGERDLFVNKTSVNGSVQLSVDNPLLPNLLTFDSILSGNGERRVSWDGVDGDAATIDDTGLSGTDLTRGDTAAGIRLQVGADLAGGTAIVRLYSDDGAAGTATRFSTTTLAIPVTGGDPSAAEFIEFTAFTAGGGGGADLTRIGAIELEISGATNVNGTAELVGSIGPTFFTQNFANFETADLSLTKTVDTAAPTVGQNVTFTITLSNAGPNSATGVEVTDLLPAGLTFVSSSPSQGTYDSTTGLWDVGTIANTTTATLAIVATVAVAGVQTNSAEITASDQVDPDSSPGNAATLPNEDDTASAVVSPQTVNVALSKTIDNALPNFGENVTFTITASNSGPSTATGVIVRDVLPAGLSFVSAVGSQGSYNTTDGTWNVGSIVVGATPTLTLIGTVNALGLQVNTAEVIAIDQTDTNSTPNNNDPTEDDQDSVSFDTPVADLSLTKTANNDRPNVNEAISFTITLDNAGPAPATGVAVTDILPAGVSFISSTVSVGDYNASTGIWTVGNVAVGNNPTLTINARLDGQAAATNTAQISAADQTDSDSTPGNNVEAEDDQATVTVTPRTIDLSLTKAVDVARPAPGENVVFTVNVTNAGPDTAAGVVVSDTLPAGLSFVSSTVTDGVFSDGTGLWTIPEIPTGATSTLTITAQFNATSVLSNTAQVSAANEFDIDSTPGNDSPAEDDQASVTLSPATADLSLTKNVDNGVPNVGENVVFTVTVSNAGPDSATGVVVRDLLPADTTFVASTPSVGAYNPTTGRWDLGMLAASGSATLLIEATPQSTALITNSAEIIQADQFDPDSTPNNNVLTEDDQDDVAIQSQQIDLSVTQSVDNATPNVGEEITFTITVSNAGPSRATGVVVTDSLPTGVTLIRSVPSQGSINTSTGAWSVEAVRAGEFATLTLVGRVDALGDYTNTAQVTAANQVDVDSTPANNVESEDDQASVAFRTPVADLSLIKNATNLSPNMGEAVTFRIELTNDGPDPATGVRVTDILPLGTSFVSTSLTAGTYDAGTGLWDIGTVAAQSMVTLNIVATIDTPGSKTNTARVTTANEADPDSTPGNNILAEDDQDEVTVTPPLIDLSLTKTANNDRPTLGDNVDFTITVTNEGPNDATGVVVTDTLPAGLSFVSSTLSAGSYSSATGIWTVGDLAQGASATLTLTTTVNAFDALTNVAEVTAADQADVDSTPGNNLANEDDYASATLTPASADLSLTKTVDNASPNVGSEITFTLTLANSGPDAADDIIVTDPLPSGLSFVRSTPTVGTYNETDGRWQIPTLGTNGTASLEIVASVLGQNEITNVAEVTASSQFDPDSIPANDNPDEDDRAAVTLTPQLIDLALAKIIDEPAPNVGETIEYTLTLSNSGPSTATGVVVTDLLPNNLTYSSSTPSQGNYDPATGLWTVGNVAVDITPSLVIRAVVQNTRSETNVAEVTAADQTDVDSTPGNNVAGEDDQASVIFSTQVADLSLTKTVNQSEPDRGADVTFTVRVANAGPNAATDVTVTDSLPAGLTFVSSTASGGTYSAANGQWVIEQIDSGGQASLTITATVDSATPSTNRAEVTASRQFDPDSTPGNGVDGEDDLATATVTPNVVDMSVATSVDNDAPLEGETIVITIQTANAGPANATGVAVRVVVPTGLTLLASNPSQGTYDPATGVWTVGSVTADTERELVLTTRVDERGYKELDVQVIATDQFDIDSTPDNNVEDEDDQTTLIIRAPRLLTKRLFLAR, from the coding sequence ATGTCTCGACAGCGATTTTTTCGGCGTTCGTCCCTCAACTCGTTCTTTTCCGCAGCCAAATCGCGGTCCAATCGCCGGCGGCTCGGGCTGGAATTGCTGGAAGATCGTCGAGTTTTAGCGGCTGCAGTCGATTTGGCTTCGATTCAAGGCCAAGTTTTTAAGGATCTCCTTGGCGACGGCTACACGGCCGGAGAAGAAATTGCCGGGGCGTCCGTCGAGCTTTATCGGGACAATGGTGATGGGAGTTTCAATCCAGCAGCGGGGGACACTTCGCTAGGAACACGGACGACCGACGCGGGGGGCAACTACGTCTTTTCGCGATTGACCGCGGGAACCTATTTCGTATTTCAGCCAGCTCAAAGCGTCGACGGGCGGACGATCTCGCAAGCGGTTTCGCCGGCGACCAACCTTGATGCGACCGCGGTTCAAGGGGTGATTGTTGACACGATCGATAGTTTTGACCAAACCGAGCAGTTGGTTCTCGATACCACCAATGACGGGACGCCGGTCACATCGTCGGTTGCCGCCCCCGAGGTGATCGGCGGCGAACGCGATTTGTTTGTCAACAAGACCAGTGTTAACGGATCGGTACAGCTGAGTGTCGACAACCCGCTACTACCAAACTTGTTGACTTTTGATTCCATCCTGTCCGGGAATGGAGAGAGACGCGTCAGCTGGGATGGAGTCGATGGTGACGCGGCCACGATCGATGACACCGGACTCAGCGGAACCGATCTGACACGTGGTGACACGGCGGCGGGGATCCGACTGCAAGTGGGCGCAGACTTAGCCGGTGGCACGGCCATCGTTCGTCTCTATAGCGATGATGGTGCGGCCGGCACTGCAACCCGTTTCAGCACGACAACGCTCGCGATTCCGGTGACCGGTGGTGACCCGTCGGCTGCGGAGTTCATCGAATTTACTGCGTTCACCGCTGGAGGTGGCGGCGGAGCGGATTTGACCCGTATCGGTGCCATTGAGTTAGAAATTAGTGGCGCGACCAATGTCAATGGAACGGCCGAATTGGTCGGTTCGATCGGACCAACATTCTTTACACAGAACTTTGCGAACTTTGAAACAGCCGATCTGAGTTTGACCAAGACGGTGGATACGGCAGCCCCTACCGTGGGGCAGAACGTCACGTTTACAATCACGCTTAGCAATGCTGGCCCCAACTCGGCGACAGGCGTCGAAGTTACCGATTTGCTGCCTGCCGGATTGACGTTTGTCAGCAGTTCGCCATCACAGGGAACGTACGACTCCACAACCGGTTTATGGGACGTGGGCACGATCGCCAACACGACAACCGCGACGTTGGCGATTGTTGCAACCGTTGCGGTCGCGGGCGTCCAAACGAATTCTGCGGAGATCACTGCGTCGGACCAAGTCGATCCCGACAGCAGCCCCGGCAACGCGGCCACCCTTCCAAACGAAGACGACACGGCGTCGGCCGTTGTATCCCCTCAAACGGTCAACGTCGCATTGTCAAAAACCATTGACAACGCGTTGCCAAACTTTGGCGAAAACGTCACCTTCACCATCACGGCCTCGAACTCAGGGCCCTCGACTGCGACCGGCGTGATCGTTCGTGACGTTTTGCCGGCAGGCTTGTCGTTCGTTTCGGCCGTTGGTAGCCAGGGCAGCTACAACACGACCGACGGAACATGGAATGTCGGTAGTATCGTGGTGGGCGCAACACCGACGTTGACTCTCATCGGCACCGTCAATGCGTTGGGGTTGCAAGTGAACACAGCGGAGGTCATTGCCATCGATCAAACGGACACCAATAGCACCCCGAACAACAATGACCCGACCGAAGATGATCAAGACTCAGTCTCGTTCGATACGCCGGTGGCTGATTTATCCTTGACGAAAACTGCAAACAACGATCGCCCGAACGTCAACGAAGCCATCAGTTTTACGATCACGTTGGACAATGCAGGGCCGGCACCTGCGACAGGAGTCGCGGTCACGGACATCCTGCCCGCGGGAGTCTCGTTCATCTCTTCCACGGTCAGCGTCGGCGACTACAATGCATCGACGGGGATCTGGACGGTGGGAAATGTCGCCGTCGGCAACAATCCAACGTTAACGATCAACGCACGACTGGATGGCCAAGCCGCCGCAACCAACACGGCGCAAATCAGTGCGGCGGATCAGACGGACTCGGACAGCACCCCGGGGAACAACGTCGAAGCGGAAGACGACCAGGCAACCGTGACCGTGACCCCTCGAACCATCGACCTTTCGCTGACAAAGGCGGTTGACGTCGCTCGCCCCGCACCCGGGGAAAATGTCGTCTTTACGGTCAACGTTACCAACGCCGGACCCGATACGGCGGCGGGAGTGGTGGTTTCCGACACGCTGCCTGCAGGCCTTTCCTTTGTTTCGTCGACGGTTACCGACGGCGTCTTCTCGGACGGTACTGGCCTCTGGACGATCCCCGAAATTCCGACTGGAGCCACGTCGACGTTGACGATTACGGCTCAGTTCAATGCGACTTCGGTTTTGTCGAACACCGCACAAGTGAGTGCCGCGAACGAATTCGATATCGACAGCACGCCTGGAAACGACTCCCCCGCCGAAGACGATCAGGCCTCGGTAACCTTATCGCCCGCGACCGCCGATTTGTCCTTAACCAAAAACGTTGACAACGGCGTGCCGAACGTCGGCGAAAATGTGGTCTTCACGGTGACGGTCTCCAATGCGGGGCCCGATTCAGCAACAGGGGTTGTCGTTCGCGACCTGTTACCGGCCGACACCACCTTTGTTGCCTCCACACCCAGCGTCGGAGCCTACAATCCGACGACAGGGCGTTGGGACCTGGGAATGCTCGCAGCCAGCGGTTCGGCAACGCTTTTGATTGAAGCGACGCCACAATCGACCGCCCTGATTACCAATTCGGCAGAGATCATCCAGGCGGATCAATTCGATCCAGATTCCACGCCCAACAACAACGTGTTGACCGAAGACGATCAAGACGACGTCGCGATCCAGTCACAGCAGATTGATTTGTCGGTAACCCAATCCGTCGACAATGCAACTCCCAATGTGGGTGAAGAAATTACGTTTACCATAACGGTTTCCAATGCGGGTCCAAGCCGGGCAACGGGCGTCGTCGTGACCGATTCCTTGCCCACCGGAGTGACGTTGATTCGCAGCGTACCGAGTCAAGGGAGCATCAACACCTCGACCGGCGCATGGTCGGTTGAAGCCGTACGAGCGGGCGAATTCGCCACGCTGACGTTGGTGGGCCGCGTCGATGCTTTGGGCGACTACACCAACACGGCGCAAGTGACCGCAGCCAACCAAGTCGATGTCGACTCCACGCCTGCAAACAACGTGGAAAGTGAGGACGATCAAGCAAGTGTTGCCTTCCGCACGCCGGTGGCGGACCTTTCGTTGATCAAGAACGCGACCAACCTGTCGCCCAACATGGGAGAGGCCGTCACCTTTCGGATTGAATTGACCAACGATGGCCCTGATCCGGCCACCGGAGTCCGGGTGACCGATATCTTGCCGCTCGGCACCTCTTTCGTTTCAACCAGTTTGACGGCAGGGACCTACGACGCGGGCACGGGACTTTGGGACATCGGGACCGTTGCGGCACAGAGCATGGTCACGCTGAACATCGTGGCAACCATTGACACGCCAGGTTCTAAGACCAATACCGCGCGAGTGACCACAGCGAATGAAGCGGATCCTGATTCCACGCCAGGCAACAATATTTTGGCGGAAGACGATCAAGATGAAGTCACCGTGACACCGCCATTGATTGATTTGTCCCTCACGAAAACGGCCAACAACGATCGGCCAACGCTTGGTGACAACGTTGACTTTACCATCACCGTGACAAACGAGGGTCCCAATGATGCAACCGGAGTCGTTGTCACGGATACGTTGCCGGCGGGATTGAGTTTTGTCAGCAGCACGTTGTCAGCGGGTAGCTACAGTTCGGCAACAGGCATTTGGACCGTCGGCGATCTGGCGCAAGGTGCATCCGCTACGCTGACACTGACCACAACGGTCAATGCGTTCGATGCCCTGACGAACGTGGCCGAAGTGACTGCAGCAGACCAAGCCGACGTGGACAGCACGCCGGGAAACAATCTTGCGAACGAGGATGACTATGCATCAGCAACCCTCACACCCGCCAGCGCCGATTTGTCACTGACCAAGACGGTCGACAATGCATCACCCAACGTCGGCTCGGAAATCACTTTCACGCTAACGCTGGCCAATTCGGGACCAGATGCTGCCGACGATATCATCGTGACCGATCCGTTGCCCAGCGGGTTGAGTTTTGTTCGCAGCACGCCGACGGTAGGAACGTACAACGAAACCGACGGTCGTTGGCAAATCCCAACTTTGGGTACGAATGGTACGGCAAGCTTAGAGATCGTTGCGTCCGTGCTGGGGCAAAACGAAATCACCAACGTGGCGGAGGTCACGGCGTCGAGCCAATTTGATCCTGACAGCATTCCAGCGAACGACAATCCGGACGAAGACGATCGAGCCGCCGTGACGCTGACACCTCAGCTGATTGACTTGGCGTTGGCAAAGATCATCGACGAACCAGCACCCAACGTGGGCGAAACGATCGAGTACACGTTGACGCTCAGCAATTCGGGACCGTCCACCGCGACCGGTGTGGTTGTCACCGACCTATTACCGAATAACTTAACCTACAGTTCGTCAACGCCAAGCCAAGGCAACTACGATCCCGCGACGGGGCTTTGGACCGTCGGCAATGTGGCCGTTGACATCACACCCAGCTTGGTGATTCGCGCGGTGGTGCAGAACACCCGCAGTGAAACGAATGTTGCCGAAGTCACCGCAGCGGACCAAACCGATGTCGACAGCACGCCCGGCAACAATGTGGCCGGAGAAGACGACCAGGCCTCGGTGATTTTTTCCACTCAGGTAGCTGATTTGTCCCTCACGAAAACGGTCAATCAATCGGAACCCGATCGCGGTGCCGACGTCACGTTTACGGTCCGCGTGGCAAACGCGGGCCCCAACGCTGCTACCGACGTGACGGTGACCGATTCATTGCCGGCTGGTTTAACCTTTGTTTCCTCGACCGCAAGCGGTGGGACCTATTCCGCAGCCAACGGCCAATGGGTGATCGAGCAAATTGATTCAGGCGGACAAGCTTCGTTGACCATCACCGCGACCGTAGATTCCGCAACCCCAAGCACCAACCGGGCCGAGGTGACCGCGAGTCGCCAATTTGACCCGGACAGTACGCCTGGGAACGGCGTCGACGGTGAAGACGACCTTGCCACGGCCACGGTAACGCCAAACGTTGTCGACATGTCGGTTGCCACCAGCGTCGATAACGATGCCCCACTTGAAGGTGAAACGATTGTGATCACGATTCAAACTGCAAACGCGGGGCCTGCGAATGCGACGGGCGTCGCGGTGCGCGTGGTTGTGCCGACCGGGCTGACCCTGTTGGCGTCGAATCCGTCGCAAGGAACCTATGATCCGGCGACGGGCGTTTGGACCGTTGGCTCCGTTACGGCGGACACCGAACGCGAGTTGGTGTTGACCACGCGAGTGGACGAACGAGGTTACAAAGAACTGGATGTGCAAGTGATTGCAACGGATCAGTTTGACATCGACAGTACGCCGGACAACAATGTCGAGGATGAAGACGATCAAACAACGCTGATCATTCGGGCTCCTCGGTTGTTGACAAAGCGACTGTTCTTGGCGAGGTAG
- a CDS encoding GspE/PulE family protein — MNNAMTPIFSLPIHHPSDAGFSDGFDDNGFAVLAPNHIGSSPQICHVDPQTESSDPDSTLPIFEATNETSLDEAKRYAKHYLLPLFDPPSNEPLPINPDIHESLPSKWCRIHRITPLSDDGKTLEVAITKPDSLLLADEVRTLTGRQMRPFFAPTAVVDRLLSTLYPMCEDSQTSEHLQVDDRENSQAVASVNSDTGSCSLSLPQAASIPPTSALSDESLGRVLRHLVQGFVEQILIEPIGKAFRIRARHGSGMYELETLDRSAGKRLISQVLSRVGCDAPFETTLIASGQTGEFRVRYNDHRVPIRATFCPAVGGAMVSMVRGKTTSTPRRLRELGFQPTQYDCFHSVLHQKSGLVLIAGPRRSGKTTTFYSALADRKTPEVHVCSVEDAAWVDVEGVNQLSLCELPGMSKAEAIELVSAQLPDVVAIDRLDDHRTAAMAIQLATEGCLVVATIHSRDAASAVARMNQLGVDPGDLAKALSVVVAQKRVGRLCPHCRHDVPLSAELASRLKLEPNQQVAWPSGCATCGQVGYQGNVTAMEVVPIDSSARSAIRQNNDPNDFYASAVAAGLPRIHDVLVKHLLAGDVTADALN, encoded by the coding sequence ATGAACAACGCAATGACGCCAATTTTCTCGCTACCGATCCATCATCCGAGCGACGCGGGTTTCAGTGACGGCTTTGACGACAATGGATTTGCAGTATTGGCTCCGAATCACATCGGTAGCAGCCCGCAGATTTGCCACGTGGATCCGCAAACCGAGTCGAGCGATCCCGATTCGACATTGCCGATTTTCGAAGCGACGAACGAAACAAGCCTCGACGAGGCCAAGCGATACGCAAAACACTACCTGCTGCCGCTTTTTGATCCGCCCAGCAACGAACCTCTACCGATCAACCCGGATATCCACGAATCGTTGCCAAGCAAGTGGTGTCGGATTCATCGAATCACTCCGTTAAGTGACGACGGAAAGACGCTTGAAGTTGCGATCACCAAGCCTGACAGCCTGCTGCTGGCAGACGAAGTCCGCACCTTGACGGGCCGGCAAATGCGACCCTTCTTCGCGCCCACTGCGGTGGTTGACCGTTTGCTTTCCACGCTCTACCCCATGTGCGAGGACTCGCAAACGAGTGAGCACTTGCAAGTTGACGATCGTGAAAACTCACAAGCCGTTGCGTCGGTCAATTCCGATACAGGGTCGTGCTCGTTGTCGCTACCACAGGCCGCCTCGATCCCGCCTACTTCCGCTCTCAGTGACGAATCGTTGGGTCGGGTGCTCCGCCACTTAGTGCAAGGCTTCGTTGAACAGATCTTGATCGAACCGATTGGGAAAGCGTTTCGAATCCGAGCACGCCACGGCAGCGGGATGTATGAACTTGAGACGCTTGATCGCTCCGCGGGTAAACGATTGATTTCACAAGTGCTTTCACGAGTCGGATGCGATGCACCGTTCGAAACAACGTTGATTGCCAGCGGACAAACGGGGGAGTTTCGTGTTCGCTACAACGATCACCGAGTGCCGATTCGAGCGACGTTTTGCCCGGCGGTGGGTGGGGCAATGGTATCGATGGTCCGGGGAAAGACAACCTCGACACCGCGCCGACTTCGTGAGCTCGGTTTTCAGCCGACTCAATACGACTGCTTCCACAGTGTTCTGCATCAGAAATCGGGATTGGTCTTGATCGCTGGCCCACGCCGAAGCGGCAAAACGACCACGTTCTATTCAGCACTTGCCGACCGAAAGACGCCCGAAGTGCACGTCTGCAGCGTCGAAGATGCAGCCTGGGTGGATGTCGAAGGTGTCAACCAACTTTCGCTCTGTGAGTTGCCGGGAATGTCGAAAGCAGAAGCGATCGAGTTGGTGTCTGCACAGCTGCCGGACGTGGTGGCGATCGATCGACTTGATGACCATCGAACAGCCGCCATGGCCATTCAACTGGCTACCGAAGGTTGCTTGGTCGTTGCGACGATTCACAGCCGAGATGCGGCCAGTGCCGTGGCGAGAATGAACCAACTCGGTGTCGATCCAGGCGATCTAGCCAAGGCGCTGTCCGTGGTTGTCGCCCAGAAGCGTGTTGGCCGATTGTGTCCCCACTGTCGACACGACGTCCCGTTGTCCGCTGAACTGGCGAGCCGACTGAAACTCGAACCGAATCAACAGGTTGCTTGGCCGTCGGGTTGTGCCACGTGCGGACAAGTGGGCTACCAAGGAAACGTGACCGCAATGGAAGTGGTCCCGATTGATTCGTCGGCTCGGTCGGCGATCCGGCAAAACAACGATCCCAACGATTTTTACGCGTCCGCAGTCGCTGCGGGACTGCCTCGAATTCACGACGTGCTGGTCAAGCATCTGCTCGCCGGCGATGTGACTGCCGATGCGCTGAATTGA
- a CDS encoding DUF1559 family PulG-like putative transporter produces MNDFKDGQGNTMLYAESLQAMPWHRAGFANAGDLLIREDEDDVQYPIAARFTQGMVWHYEDDERSDGASKVAPVHRIATVDSVTNRMTPSNASDLARPSSAHQNGFNAAMADGGTRFISSTIDYRVYQALLTPSGKHADVPNRAYVLSEESF; encoded by the coding sequence ATGAATGATTTCAAGGATGGCCAAGGAAATACAATGTTGTATGCGGAGAGCCTGCAGGCGATGCCATGGCATCGTGCCGGCTTTGCGAATGCAGGCGATTTGTTGATCCGTGAGGATGAGGATGATGTGCAGTATCCGATTGCAGCGAGGTTCACGCAGGGAATGGTGTGGCATTACGAAGACGACGAACGATCCGATGGAGCCTCGAAGGTGGCTCCGGTGCACCGGATAGCCACCGTCGATTCCGTGACGAACCGGATGACTCCGTCCAATGCCTCTGACCTGGCCCGTCCCTCATCCGCGCATCAAAACGGATTCAACGCCGCGATGGCAGACGGCGGCACGCGGTTCATCAGCAGCACCATCGACTATCGCGTCTATCAAGCCCTGCTGACGCCGAGCGGGAAACACGCGGACGTGCCCAATCGAGCCTACGTCCTCAGCGAGGAAAGTTTCTAG